One genomic segment of Actinoplanes ianthinogenes includes these proteins:
- the fabG gene encoding beta-ketoacyl-ACP reductase, with amino-acid sequence MPRTVLVTGGNRGIGLAIARAFEKQGDRVAITHRGSGAPEGLFGVQCDVTDAESVDAAFSFVENELGPVEVLVANAGITDDTLLLRMSEEQFERVLDTNLTGSFRVAKRASAKMLRAKWGRMIFISSVVGLYGGPGQVNYAASKAGLVGVARSITRELGTRNITANVVAPGFIETEMTEVLPESRKAEIIKAVPAGRLASPDEVAAAVTFLASDNAAYISGAVIPVDGGLGMGH; translated from the coding sequence ATCGCCCGGGCGTTCGAAAAGCAGGGTGACCGGGTCGCCATCACCCACCGCGGCTCCGGCGCGCCGGAGGGCCTGTTCGGCGTGCAGTGCGACGTGACCGACGCGGAGTCGGTGGACGCCGCGTTCAGCTTCGTGGAGAACGAGCTCGGCCCGGTCGAGGTGCTGGTGGCGAACGCCGGCATCACCGACGACACGCTGCTGCTGCGGATGTCCGAGGAGCAGTTCGAGCGGGTCCTGGACACCAACCTGACCGGCTCGTTCCGGGTCGCCAAGCGGGCCAGCGCCAAGATGCTGCGCGCCAAGTGGGGCCGGATGATCTTCATCTCCTCGGTGGTCGGCCTGTACGGCGGTCCTGGTCAGGTCAACTACGCCGCGTCCAAGGCCGGACTGGTCGGCGTGGCCCGCAGCATCACCCGCGAGCTGGGCACCCGCAACATCACGGCGAACGTGGTGGCGCCCGGCTTCATCGAGACCGAGATGACCGAGGTCTTGCCGGAGTCCCGCAAGGCCGAGATCATCAAGGCCGTCCCGGCCGGTCGCCTCGCCAGCCCCGACGAGGTCGCCGCCGCGGTGACCTTCCTGGCGAGCGACAACGCGGCATACATCTCGGGTGCCGTGATCCCCGTCGACGGGGGCCTCGGCATGGGGCACTGA